The following are from one region of the Takifugu rubripes chromosome 12, fTakRub1.2, whole genome shotgun sequence genome:
- the heyl gene encoding hairy/enhancer-of-split related with YRPW motif-like protein translates to MKRPQDYSSPDSDTDEFIDVGQEDSFCTVTGSVSPGSASQILARKKRRGIIEKRRRDRINHSLSELRRLVPSAFEKQGSSKLEKAEILQMTVDHLKLLHAVGGKGYFDARALAVDYRTLGFRECVGEVVRYLSSLDGDSTDPIGARLVSHLSHCASELDPLHLQSPPASILPFPPWPWASFPQISPTSQASPSPPFPGGRRDLALLGSYPSPPTLGIAPLSGCGQALLPPAALATVHRVPPLTASPALGLSRPTQPSPHSANRASPLSLLSSSSPSSSSSSSSSDPLQVSFRPFAPLGSPTAQRRGISNRAAKPVLGWGTEIGAF, encoded by the exons CACTGTCACAGGTTCCGTGTCTCCCGGCAGCGCGTCACAGATCCTGGCCCGAAAGAAAAGACGAGGA ATCATCGAGAAGAGACGGCGCGATCGGATCAACCACAGCCTGTCCGAGCTCAGGAGACTGGTGCCAAGTGCCTTTGAGAAGCAG GGCTCGTCTAAGCTGGAGAAAGCGGAGATCCTTCAGATGACCGTGGACCACCTGAAACTGCTCCATGCTGTGGGGGGGAAAG GTTACTTCGACGCGAGGGCCCTGGCGGTCGACTACAGGACTCTGGGCTTCAGAGAGTGTGTTGGCGAGGTGGTGCGGTACCTCAGCTCCCTCGACGGGGACTCCACAGACCCCATTGGAGCGCGCCTGGTGTCCCACCTCTCCCACTGTGCAAGCGAGCTGGACCCCCTTCACCTTCAGTCGCCACCGGCATCCATCCTGCCCTTTCCTCCTTGGCCCTGGGCTTCCTTCCCCCAGATCTCCCCCACCTCTCAGGCCTCCCCCTCACCTCCCTTCCCCGGAGGACGCAGGGATCTGGCCTTGCTGGGGAGCTATCCGTCGCCCCCCACCCTCGGCATCGCCCCGCTGAGCGGGTGCGGGCAGGCACTCCTCCCACCTGCAGCTCTGGCCACCGTCCACAGGGTCCCGCCCCTCACGGCATCACCAGCGCTCGGCCTGTCGAGGCCCACCCAACCATCCCCTCACAGCGCCAACAGGGCTTCTCCTCTCagtctcctgtcctcttcctctccttcctcctcctcttcctcatcctcctctgaccCCCTCCAAGTCTCTTTCAGGCCCTTTGCACCTTTGGGGTCTCCCACAGCTCAGCGCAGGGGAATCAGCAACAGAGCAGCCAAGCCGGTCCTGGGATGGGGGACAGAAATCGGGGCTTTCTGA
- the LOC115251705 gene encoding coagulation factor XI-like — MEGFLISVVLLSMCSFGFTQGCRMALQNNMDFPGSDVARVYASDAKHCQQLCTDHPSCMFFTFVRPDWTRDNRHFYCYFKVTASGEPKIQTPIFGATSGYSLRSCTPKLTEFPVYQNVDFLGADYKTLFTTNYGDCQSVCTDDPFCQFFTFVNGEYRQENIRFKCHLKYSWTVPRPPVIAALANVVSGFSRSIQMLQPKFAEECERSLFPQVDIAGKNFEEVAAVSDKHCQVLCSAHPRCTYFSFTSESFRCHLKENPLEMVLKAQNGVTSGIPARGCQLDDTWVRTPVEGVDFRGEDIQNRMVDSAEACQKACDEDDKCQFYTYLTEQFINRDYRRRCFLKRTITIPAPPKIVKLQNVVSGFSLTAVP; from the exons ATGGAAGGATTTCTGATCTCGGTGGTGTTGCTTTCAATGTGCAGCTTCGGCTTCACTCAAG ggtgtAGAATGGCTCTTCAGAACAATATGGACTTCCCCGGCTCAGACGTAGCACGGGTCTACGCGTCAGATGCTAAACACTGTCAGCAACTTTGCACCGATCAtccttcctgcatgttcttcacCTTTGTTCGGCCCGACTGGACCCGAGACAATAG GCATTTCTACTGCTACTTTAAGGTTACGGCATCCGGAGAGCCCAAAATCCAGACTCCGATATTTGGTGCAACCTCAGGATATTCTCTCAGATCCTGCACGCCAAAGCTGACAG aatTTCCGGTTTATCAGAATGTGGACTTTTTGGGAGCAGACTACAAAACACTGTTCACCACAAACTATGGGGACTGTCAGAGTGTCTGCACAGATGATCCTTTCTGTCAGttctttacttttgtaaatgggGAATATAGACAAGAAAATATCAG GTTTAAGTGCCACCTTAAATACAGTTGGACAGTGCCAAGGCCCCCCGTCATTGCAGCTCTGGCAAATGTCGTGTCTGGATTCTCTAGGAGTATTCAAATGCTTCAGCCCAAATTTGCCGAAG AGTGCGAAAGAAGCTTGTTTCCTCAAGTTGACATTGCAGGAAAAAACTTTGAGGAGGTGGCGGCCGTGTCTGACAAGCACTGTCaggtgctctgctctgctcacccACGGTGTACTTACTTCTCTTTTACCAG tgaaaGCTTCCGCTGTCATCTGAAGGAGAATCCACTTGAAATGGTGCTGAAGGCTCAAAATGGAGTAACATCTGGGATTCCAGCGCGCGGCTGCCAGCTCGATGACA CCTGGGTTAGGACCCCTGTGGAAGGAGTGGATTTCAGGGGTGAGGACATTCAAAAcaggatggttgacagtgcagAAGCGTGTCAGAAAgcctgtgatgaagatgataaatgccAGTTCTACACATACCTCACAGAACAATTCATCAATCGCGATTACAG GCGCCGCTGCTTCCTGAAGCGCACCATTACCATCCCTGCTCCTCCTAAAATAGTTAAACTCCAAAATGTCGTGTCGGGGTTCTCCCTCACGGCTGTCCCATGA